The Henckelia pumila isolate YLH828 chromosome 2, ASM3356847v2, whole genome shotgun sequence genome includes a window with the following:
- the LOC140885248 gene encoding cyclic nucleotide-gated ion channel 17-like isoform X2 codes for MDFKNEKQVRFYTDEKQRMKFMSWGQNTSSSESKKSSSTYKFSLNSGSKSKINNPLKFGDLKVVPADHEPWHKHILDPGSEIVLNWNRVFIVSCLLALFIDPLYFYLPSIGGSQNSWTAYVAPSSRVFGRGELVMDPKKIALRYIKSDFFIDLVATLPLPQIVIWFIIPATRNSRTNHNNNALALIVLLQYIPRLYVIFPLSSQIIKATGVVTKTAWAGAAYNLLLYMLASHVLGAAWYVLSVDRYLSCWKSICKKEESPTKCFLEYLNCDAGDNEQQKRNVWISGTNVFKTCNPDESSYFNFGIFENAVKKQVVSSSFVQKYFYCLWWGLQNLSSYGQNLSTSTFIGETSFSILIAILGLILFAHLIGNMQTYLQSLTLRLEEWRLKRRDTEEWMRHRQLPEDLRKRVSRFVQYKWLATRGVDEESILLGLPADLRRDIQRHLCLDLVRRVPFFSPMDDQLLDAICERLVSSLSTEGTYIVREGDPVTEMLFIIRGRLESSTTNGGRTGFFNTINLRPGDFCGEELLAWALLPKSALNLPSSTRTVRALVEVEAFALRAEDLKFVANQFRRLHSKKLQHTFRFYSHHWRSWAACFVQAAWRRYTKRRKMAMDLARLEALRLDKMTKEEAEAGERVPPVTQPISSNLGVTILASRFAANTRRGVQKIKDVDLPKLPKPEEPDFSVDQDN; via the exons ATGGATTTCAAGAACGAGAAGCAAGTGAG GTTTTACACTGATGAGAAGCAACGGATGAAATTCATGTCATGGGGACAAAACACTAGCTCTTCAGAATCCAAAAAATCATCCTCAACATATAAGTTTTCATTAAATTCTGGCAGTAAAAGCAAGATCAATAATCCCCTTAAGTTTGGAGATCTTAAGGTAGTTCCTGCGGATCATGAACCATGGCACAAGCATATACTTGACCCCGGGAGCGAGATTGTGCTAAACTGGAACAGGGTTTTCATAGTTTCTTGCTTGTTGGCTCTATTCATTGACCCTTTGTATTTTTACCTCCCTAGTATTGGAGGCAGCCAGAATTCTTG GACGGCGTATGTGGCTCCTAGTTCACGTGTGTTTGGTAGAGGCGAGCTTGTTATGGATCCCAAGAAAATCGCCCTTAGATATATTAAATCAGACTTCTTTATTGATCTAGTGGCAACACTGCCTCTACCTCAG ATTGTCATATGGTTCATCATACCAGCAACAAGGAACAGTCGAACTAATCATAACAACAACGCCCTTGCATTGATTGTGCTTCTACAATATATTCCAAGGTTATATGTCATTTTCCCACTAAGTTCCCAAATTATTAAAGCAACGGGAGTCGTCACTAAAACTGCTTGGGCGGGGGCAGCCTACAATTTGCTACTCTACATGCTAGCTAGCCAt GTATTGGGTGCAGCATGGTATGTTTTATCAGTTGATCGATACTTGTCTTGCTGGAAATCAATATGCAAGAAAGAGGAAAGCCCTACAAAATGCTTTCTTGAATATCTGAACTGTGATGCTGGTGATAATGAACAGCAAAAGCGAAACGTTTGGATTAGTGGCACAAATGTTTTCAAAACTTGCAATCCTGATGAAAGCAGTTATTTCAATTTTGGAATATTCGAAAATGCTGTCAAAAAGCAAGTTGTTTCATCAAGTTTTGTCCAAAAGTATTTCTACTGCTTGTGGTGGGGCTTGCAAAACCTAAG TTCATACGGACAGAATCTGTCAACAAGCACGTTTATTGGGGAGACGTCGTTTTCCATACTCATTGCCATATTGGGTCTCATTCTGTTCGCGCATCTAATTGGAAATATGCAG ACATACCTCCAGTCTTTAACCTTAAGGCTTGAAGAATGGAGACTGAAACGAAGAGACACGGAGGAATGGATGAGGCATCGGCAACTACCCGAAGACTTGAGGAAACGTGTGAGTCGTTTTGTTCAGTACAAGTGGCTTGCAACTCGAGGAGTAGATGAAGAATCTATTTTGCTCGGTTTACCAGCTGATCTTCGTCGTGATATTCAACGCCACCTATGCTTGGACCTTGTCCGACGA GTTCCTTTTTTCTCGCCAATGGATGATCAACTGCTCGATGCAATATGCGAGCGCCTGGTCTCTTCCTTGAGCACTGAGGGCACCTACATTGTTCGCGAGGGTGATCCCGTGACCGAGATGCTCTTCATTATCCGAGGTAGGCTCGAGAGCTCGACTACAAATGGTGGCCGGACTGGTTTCTTTAATACCATTAATTTAAGACCTGGAGATTTCTGCGGAGAGGAGCTTCTTGCATGGGCCTTGCTCCCGAAATCAGCTCTAAACTTGCCTTCTTCAACCAGGACAGTGCGAGCCCTTGTTGAAGTTGAAGCATTTGCACTACGAGCCGAAGATCTCAAGTTTGTCGCGAATCAGTTTAGACGGCTACACAGCAAGAAGCTGCAGCACACGTTCCGGTTCTACTCCCACCATTGGCGGTCATGGGCAGCCTGCTTCGTACAAGCCGCATGGAGACGGTATACTAAGAGGAGAAAGATGGCTATGGATCTTGCTCGTTTGGAGGCGCTTAGGTTGGACAAGATGACAAAAGAAGAAGCTGAAGCCGGAGAACGGGTTCCGCCTGTTACTCAGCCAATATCATCAAATCTTGGGGTGACAATACTGGCTTCACGATTTGCAGCAAATACAAGGAGAGGAGTTCAGAAGATTAAAGATGTGGATTTGCCAAAACTACCCAAACCAGAGGAACCCGATTTTTCAGTAGACCAAGACAATTAG
- the LOC140885248 gene encoding cyclic nucleotide-gated ion channel 17-like isoform X1 yields MDFKNEKQVRFYTDEKQRMKFMSWGQNTSSSESKKSSSTYKFSLNSGSKSKINNPLKFGDLKVVPADHEPWHKHILDPGSEIVLNWNRVFIVSCLLALFIDPLYFYLPSIGGSQNSWCVKTDLNLRIFVTCFRTIADLFYLLHVVLKFRTAYVAPSSRVFGRGELVMDPKKIALRYIKSDFFIDLVATLPLPQIVIWFIIPATRNSRTNHNNNALALIVLLQYIPRLYVIFPLSSQIIKATGVVTKTAWAGAAYNLLLYMLASHVLGAAWYVLSVDRYLSCWKSICKKEESPTKCFLEYLNCDAGDNEQQKRNVWISGTNVFKTCNPDESSYFNFGIFENAVKKQVVSSSFVQKYFYCLWWGLQNLSSYGQNLSTSTFIGETSFSILIAILGLILFAHLIGNMQTYLQSLTLRLEEWRLKRRDTEEWMRHRQLPEDLRKRVSRFVQYKWLATRGVDEESILLGLPADLRRDIQRHLCLDLVRRVPFFSPMDDQLLDAICERLVSSLSTEGTYIVREGDPVTEMLFIIRGRLESSTTNGGRTGFFNTINLRPGDFCGEELLAWALLPKSALNLPSSTRTVRALVEVEAFALRAEDLKFVANQFRRLHSKKLQHTFRFYSHHWRSWAACFVQAAWRRYTKRRKMAMDLARLEALRLDKMTKEEAEAGERVPPVTQPISSNLGVTILASRFAANTRRGVQKIKDVDLPKLPKPEEPDFSVDQDN; encoded by the exons ATGGATTTCAAGAACGAGAAGCAAGTGAG GTTTTACACTGATGAGAAGCAACGGATGAAATTCATGTCATGGGGACAAAACACTAGCTCTTCAGAATCCAAAAAATCATCCTCAACATATAAGTTTTCATTAAATTCTGGCAGTAAAAGCAAGATCAATAATCCCCTTAAGTTTGGAGATCTTAAGGTAGTTCCTGCGGATCATGAACCATGGCACAAGCATATACTTGACCCCGGGAGCGAGATTGTGCTAAACTGGAACAGGGTTTTCATAGTTTCTTGCTTGTTGGCTCTATTCATTGACCCTTTGTATTTTTACCTCCCTAGTATTGGAGGCAGCCAGAATTCTTGGTGTGTTAAGACAGATTTAAATCTGCGAATCTTTGTTACATGTTTCCGTACAATTGCCGATCTTTTTTATCTGTTGCATGTGGTGCTTAAGTTTAGGACGGCGTATGTGGCTCCTAGTTCACGTGTGTTTGGTAGAGGCGAGCTTGTTATGGATCCCAAGAAAATCGCCCTTAGATATATTAAATCAGACTTCTTTATTGATCTAGTGGCAACACTGCCTCTACCTCAG ATTGTCATATGGTTCATCATACCAGCAACAAGGAACAGTCGAACTAATCATAACAACAACGCCCTTGCATTGATTGTGCTTCTACAATATATTCCAAGGTTATATGTCATTTTCCCACTAAGTTCCCAAATTATTAAAGCAACGGGAGTCGTCACTAAAACTGCTTGGGCGGGGGCAGCCTACAATTTGCTACTCTACATGCTAGCTAGCCAt GTATTGGGTGCAGCATGGTATGTTTTATCAGTTGATCGATACTTGTCTTGCTGGAAATCAATATGCAAGAAAGAGGAAAGCCCTACAAAATGCTTTCTTGAATATCTGAACTGTGATGCTGGTGATAATGAACAGCAAAAGCGAAACGTTTGGATTAGTGGCACAAATGTTTTCAAAACTTGCAATCCTGATGAAAGCAGTTATTTCAATTTTGGAATATTCGAAAATGCTGTCAAAAAGCAAGTTGTTTCATCAAGTTTTGTCCAAAAGTATTTCTACTGCTTGTGGTGGGGCTTGCAAAACCTAAG TTCATACGGACAGAATCTGTCAACAAGCACGTTTATTGGGGAGACGTCGTTTTCCATACTCATTGCCATATTGGGTCTCATTCTGTTCGCGCATCTAATTGGAAATATGCAG ACATACCTCCAGTCTTTAACCTTAAGGCTTGAAGAATGGAGACTGAAACGAAGAGACACGGAGGAATGGATGAGGCATCGGCAACTACCCGAAGACTTGAGGAAACGTGTGAGTCGTTTTGTTCAGTACAAGTGGCTTGCAACTCGAGGAGTAGATGAAGAATCTATTTTGCTCGGTTTACCAGCTGATCTTCGTCGTGATATTCAACGCCACCTATGCTTGGACCTTGTCCGACGA GTTCCTTTTTTCTCGCCAATGGATGATCAACTGCTCGATGCAATATGCGAGCGCCTGGTCTCTTCCTTGAGCACTGAGGGCACCTACATTGTTCGCGAGGGTGATCCCGTGACCGAGATGCTCTTCATTATCCGAGGTAGGCTCGAGAGCTCGACTACAAATGGTGGCCGGACTGGTTTCTTTAATACCATTAATTTAAGACCTGGAGATTTCTGCGGAGAGGAGCTTCTTGCATGGGCCTTGCTCCCGAAATCAGCTCTAAACTTGCCTTCTTCAACCAGGACAGTGCGAGCCCTTGTTGAAGTTGAAGCATTTGCACTACGAGCCGAAGATCTCAAGTTTGTCGCGAATCAGTTTAGACGGCTACACAGCAAGAAGCTGCAGCACACGTTCCGGTTCTACTCCCACCATTGGCGGTCATGGGCAGCCTGCTTCGTACAAGCCGCATGGAGACGGTATACTAAGAGGAGAAAGATGGCTATGGATCTTGCTCGTTTGGAGGCGCTTAGGTTGGACAAGATGACAAAAGAAGAAGCTGAAGCCGGAGAACGGGTTCCGCCTGTTACTCAGCCAATATCATCAAATCTTGGGGTGACAATACTGGCTTCACGATTTGCAGCAAATACAAGGAGAGGAGTTCAGAAGATTAAAGATGTGGATTTGCCAAAACTACCCAAACCAGAGGAACCCGATTTTTCAGTAGACCAAGACAATTAG